One Chitinophagaceae bacterium C216 genomic window carries:
- the nuoJ gene encoding NADH-quinone oxidoreductase subunit J, with protein MGITHILFWILTVAALFSAIMVISSKNPVHSVLWLVATFFAISGHYILLNAQFLAIVNIIVYAGAIMVLFLFVIMLMNLNKSTEPLKNRWLQIIGVISGGCLLLVLVAALRNTEISKNIAEVNSGDVGLISNLGKELFTTFVVPFEISSILFLSAMVGVVVIGKKD; from the coding sequence GGCAGCATTGTTTAGTGCCATTATGGTGATTTCTAGTAAAAATCCTGTGCACAGTGTACTATGGCTGGTAGCAACTTTCTTTGCTATATCGGGTCATTATATCTTATTGAATGCGCAGTTTCTGGCTATAGTAAACATTATTGTGTATGCCGGAGCCATCATGGTGCTATTTCTGTTTGTAATCATGCTGATGAATTTAAACAAGAGCACCGAACCTCTCAAAAACCGGTGGTTGCAGATTATTGGGGTGATATCAGGTGGATGTTTGTTGCTGGTATTGGTGGCAGCACTTCGCAATACTGAAATTTCAAAGAATATAGCAGAAGTTAATAGTGGAGATGTGGGGCTGATCAGTAATCTGGGTAAAGAATTGTTTACCACTTTTGTTGTGCCATTTGAAATCAGCAGTATTCTGTTTTTAAGCGCGATGGTGGGTGTCGTAGTTATTGGTAAGAAAGACTGA